From Coregonus clupeaformis isolate EN_2021a unplaced genomic scaffold, ASM2061545v1 scaf0015, whole genome shotgun sequence, one genomic window encodes:
- the LOC121559985 gene encoding protein atonal homolog 1-like: MSIAVMTAKTELSGWPDFSAEDFPLLEQSKLGHLGSRTWVKSPGGEQSRYSPRDTGHYAHSGSMDLSLEKLMSVSKLADGGVRIEMDLDTVPGDQRDGGNGKQQGHHPGPQKHRRVAANARERRRMHGLNKAFDTLRSVIPSNNNKLSKYDTLQMAQIYIQELSELLTGVVKPEVRVGSRSGCASPDIDHPIPARRNLLGSFSPEPRGSGGGMTGISYTLQDSPSPQPQNKRLIGDQENTDPVGHLIILSAPKSDLGSGNKRVSNTSNGSDGESSHYSDFEDGQAGRQ, from the coding sequence ATGTCTATAGCCGTTATGACAGCTAAAACAGAACTGTCCGGCTGGCCAGACTTCTCAGCCGAGGACTTCCCCCTGTTAGAACAGTCTAAACTGGGACATCTCGGATCCAGAACCTGGGTAAAATCTCCAGGAGGAGAGCAGTCTCGATACTCACCCAGAGATACGGGCCATTACGCACACAGCGGCTCCATGGATCTCTCACTGGAGAAACTCATGTCGGTGAGTAAACTAGCGGACGGTGGTGTCAGGATAGAGATGGACCTGGATACAGTACCGGGGGACCAGCGAGATGGAGGTAACGGTAAGCAGCAGGGCCACCACCCGGGCCCGCAGAAACACCGGCGCGTCGCAGCTAACGCCCGGGAGAGGCGGAGGATGCACGGGCTGAACAAGGCGTTTGACACCTTGCGGAGCGTGATCCCGTCCAACAATAATAAATTGTCCAAGTATGATACTCTCCAGATGGCTCAGATCTACATCCAGGAGCTTTCGGAGCTGCTCACCGGGGTGGTGAAGCCAGAGGTTCGGGTCGGGTCGCGGAGTGGATGCGCCTCACCGGATATAGACCACCCCATCCCGGCTAGGAGGAACCTGCTGGGGTCTTTCTCTCCAGAGCCCCGGGGGAGCGGTGGTGGGATGACTGGGATCAGCTACACCCTGCAGGACTCCCCCTCCCCGCAGCCTCAGAACAAGAGACTGATCggagaccaggagaacactgaccCCGTCGGTCACCTCATCATTCTGTCTGCGCCTAAATCTGATCTAGGATCGGGGAATAAGAGGGTCTCTAACACTTCTAACGGGAGTGATGGAGAGTCGTCGCATTACAGTGACTTTGAGGACGGACAGGCCGGCAGACAGTGA